One genomic region from Bacillus sp. SLBN-46 encodes:
- the frr gene encoding ribosome recycling factor, whose amino-acid sequence MPKQVIAGTKDRMTKAIQSYTRELASIRAGRASASLLDRITVDYYGAPTPVNQVAGISTPEARLLVIQPYDKSILGDIEKAILKSDLGLNPSNDGSIIRIAIPQLTEERRKELVKVVKKESEEAKVAIRNIRRDGNDDLKKLEKNGEITEDALRGYSDDMQKLTDEFIQKIDQITKDKEKEILEV is encoded by the coding sequence ATGCCGAAACAAGTTATTGCTGGTACTAAGGATCGTATGACAAAAGCGATTCAATCTTATACACGTGAGCTTGCTAGTATCCGTGCTGGAAGAGCAAGTGCATCCTTGCTCGATCGCATTACTGTTGATTATTATGGTGCGCCAACGCCTGTCAATCAAGTGGCTGGTATCTCTACTCCAGAAGCTAGACTACTTGTTATTCAACCCTATGATAAATCAATTCTCGGTGATATTGAAAAAGCAATCCTTAAATCTGACTTAGGTTTAAATCCATCAAACGATGGGTCAATTATTCGTATTGCTATCCCGCAGTTGACAGAAGAACGCCGTAAAGAGCTTGTAAAAGTAGTGAAAAAAGAATCAGAAGAAGCAAAAGTTGCAATTCGTAACATCCGTCGTGATGGAAACGATGACTTGAAGAAGCTTGAAAAGAATGGAGAAATAACTGAAGATGCGCTTCGCGGGTATTCCGACGATATGCAAAAACTTACAGATGAATTCATTCAAAAAATCGATCAAATCACGAAAGATAAAGAA
- the pyrH gene encoding UMP kinase, whose product MSGPKYKRVVLKLSGEALAGESSFGIKPSVIKSIAIQVKEIAELGVEVAVVVGGGNIWRGKIGSEMGMDRANADYMGMLATVMNSLALQDSLENLGIESRVQTSIEMRQVAEPYIRRRAIRHLEKKRVVIFAAGTGNPYFSTDTTAALRAAEIDAEVILMAKNNVDGVYSADPRIDANATKYEDLSFLDVLKEGLAVMDSTASSLCMDNDIPLIVFSIMEQGNIKKAVMGEKIGTVVRGKN is encoded by the coding sequence ATGAGCGGTCCTAAGTACAAACGCGTAGTTTTAAAATTGAGCGGAGAAGCACTTGCTGGTGAATCTAGCTTTGGTATTAAACCTTCTGTAATCAAATCGATTGCCATCCAAGTAAAAGAAATAGCTGAGCTTGGAGTGGAGGTAGCCGTCGTCGTAGGCGGAGGTAACATTTGGCGTGGGAAAATCGGCAGTGAAATGGGTATGGATCGAGCTAATGCTGATTATATGGGTATGCTTGCGACCGTTATGAACTCATTAGCTTTGCAAGACAGCTTGGAGAATTTAGGGATTGAGTCAAGGGTTCAGACCTCCATTGAAATGCGTCAGGTTGCAGAACCATACATTAGACGTCGTGCGATTAGGCATTTAGAAAAGAAGCGTGTGGTTATTTTTGCAGCTGGAACAGGAAACCCATACTTCTCTACAGATACAACTGCGGCGTTAAGAGCAGCTGAAATTGATGCTGAAGTAATTTTGATGGCTAAAAATAATGTGGATGGTGTGTATTCAGCAGATCCACGTATTGATGCAAATGCAACTAAATATGAAGATCTTTCATTCCTGGATGTATTAAAGGAAGGATTAGCGGTTATGGATTCAACTGCTTCTTCATTATGTATGGATAATGATATCCCACTTATTGTTTTCTCAATTATGGAACAAGGCAATATTAAAAAAGCCGTTATGGGTGAAAAAATTGGAACTGTTGTTAGGGGGAAAAATTAA
- the tsf gene encoding translation elongation factor Ts, translated as MAVTAQMVKELREKTGAGMMDCKKALTETDGDMEKAIDFLREKGIAKAANKADRIAAEGLTSILVDGNEAVILEVNSETDFVAKNEAFQALVKEIAEHLLKNKPATVEEAATQTMENGATVADHINAAIAKIGEKLSLRRFAVVSKTDNDAFGAYLHMGGRISVLTVLEGTTDADAAKDISMHIAALKPKYVSRDQVSQEEVERERQVLTQQALNEGKPENIVAKMVEGRLGKYFEDVCVLDQTFVKNPDQKVRQFVESKGATLREFVRYEVGEGIEKREDNFAEEVMNQVNKQ; from the coding sequence ATGGCAGTTACTGCTCAAATGGTAAAAGAACTACGTGAAAAAACTGGCGCAGGTATGATGGATTGTAAAAAAGCGTTAACAGAAACAGATGGTGATATGGAAAAAGCAATTGATTTCTTACGTGAGAAAGGAATTGCAAAAGCTGCAAACAAAGCTGACCGTATTGCTGCAGAAGGTTTAACTTCTATCCTTGTAGATGGTAATGAGGCTGTAATTCTTGAAGTAAACTCTGAAACAGACTTCGTTGCAAAAAATGAAGCATTCCAAGCACTTGTTAAGGAAATTGCTGAACACCTTCTTAAAAACAAACCTGCAACTGTTGAAGAAGCAGCTACTCAAACAATGGAAAACGGTGCAACTGTAGCAGATCACATCAATGCTGCAATCGCTAAAATTGGTGAAAAACTTTCTCTTCGTCGCTTTGCAGTAGTTTCTAAAACTGATAACGATGCTTTTGGTGCTTACCTACACATGGGTGGACGTATCAGCGTTTTAACAGTTCTTGAAGGTACTACTGATGCAGATGCTGCAAAAGATATTTCTATGCACATCGCTGCATTAAAACCAAAATACGTATCACGTGACCAAGTATCACAAGAAGAAGTTGAGCGTGAGCGTCAAGTATTAACTCAACAAGCTCTTAACGAAGGTAAGCCTGAAAATATCGTTGCGAAAATGGTTGAAGGCCGTCTTGGAAAGTACTTTGAAGATGTTTGTGTACTTGACCAAACTTTCGTTAAAAACCCTGACCAAAAGGTTCGTCAATTTGTTGAATCTAAGGGTGCAACTCTTCGTGAATTCGTTCGTTACGAGGTTGGAGAAGGTATTGAGAAGCGTGAAGATAACTTCGCTGAAGAAGTTATGAACCAAGTAAATAAACAATAG
- the rpsB gene encoding 30S ribosomal protein S2, with product MSVISMKQLLEAGVHFGHQTRRWNPKMKKYIFTERNGIYIIDLQKTVKKVEEAYNWVKDLAGNGGTILFVGTKKQAQDSVKEEAARSGMYYVNQRWLGGTLTNFETIQKRIGRLKDIERMSEDGTFEVLPKKEVVQLKKEQERLEKFLGGIKDMKQLPDALFIIDPRKERIAVAEAKKLNIPIVGIVDTNCDPDEIDVVIPANDDAIRAVKLLTGKMADAILEAKQGEEVTA from the coding sequence ATGTCAGTTATTTCAATGAAACAATTGCTTGAAGCTGGTGTACACTTCGGACACCAAACTCGCCGTTGGAACCCTAAGATGAAGAAATATATCTTCACTGAGCGTAACGGTATCTACATCATCGACCTTCAAAAGACAGTTAAGAAGGTAGAAGAAGCTTACAATTGGGTTAAGGACCTTGCTGGTAACGGCGGTACTATCCTTTTTGTTGGTACAAAGAAACAAGCTCAAGATTCTGTTAAAGAAGAAGCAGCTCGTTCTGGTATGTACTATGTTAACCAACGTTGGTTAGGTGGTACACTAACAAACTTTGAAACAATCCAAAAGCGTATTGGCCGCTTAAAAGATATTGAAAGAATGTCTGAAGACGGTACTTTCGAAGTATTACCTAAAAAAGAAGTTGTTCAATTAAAGAAAGAACAAGAACGTCTTGAGAAGTTCTTAGGCGGAATTAAAGATATGAAGCAACTTCCTGATGCACTATTCATCATCGACCCTCGTAAAGAGCGTATCGCAGTTGCTGAAGCTAAAAAATTAAACATTCCTATCGTAGGTATTGTTGATACAAACTGTGATCCAGACGAAATCGACGTTGTTATTCCTGCAAACGACGATGCAATTCGTGCGGTTAAGCTTTTAACTGGTAAAATGGCTGATGCTATCCTTGAAGCTAAACAAGGTGAAGAAGTTACTGCTTAA
- the codY gene encoding GTP-sensing pleiotropic transcriptional regulator CodY codes for MDLLTKTRRINVLLQKAAGKPVNFKEMSETLSETIEANVYIVSRRGKLLGFSIYQQIENERMKKMFEDRQFPEEYTKGLFNIQETSSNLDIESQYTAFPVENRDLFREGLTTIVPIIGGGERLGTLILARLQEKFHDDDLILGEYGATVVGMEILREKSEEIEEEARSKAVVQMAISSLSYSELEAIEHIFEELNGSEGLLVASKIADRVGITRSVIVNALRKLESAGVIESRSLGMKGTYIKVLNDKFLVELDKLRSN; via the coding sequence ATGGATTTACTTACAAAAACTAGACGGATTAACGTATTATTACAAAAAGCAGCAGGAAAACCGGTAAACTTTAAGGAAATGTCTGAGACATTAAGTGAAACGATTGAAGCGAATGTTTACATTGTAAGCCGTCGTGGAAAACTTCTTGGGTTTTCAATTTATCAACAAATTGAAAACGAGAGAATGAAGAAAATGTTCGAAGATCGTCAATTTCCTGAGGAGTATACAAAAGGCTTATTCAATATTCAAGAAACTTCTTCAAACTTGGATATTGAAAGTCAATATACCGCTTTTCCTGTAGAAAATAGAGATTTATTCCGTGAAGGTTTAACAACAATCGTTCCAATTATCGGTGGGGGAGAACGTCTTGGTACATTAATCCTTGCAAGATTGCAAGAGAAGTTCCATGATGATGACCTAATCCTTGGTGAATATGGTGCGACTGTAGTAGGTATGGAGATTTTACGTGAAAAGTCAGAAGAGATTGAAGAAGAGGCTAGAAGCAAAGCTGTCGTTCAAATGGCTATTAGTTCATTATCATATAGTGAACTTGAAGCAATTGAACATATTTTTGAAGAACTTAATGGTTCTGAAGGCTTGCTTGTTGCATCGAAAATTGCTGACCGCGTTGGTATTACTCGTTCTGTTATCGTAAATGCTCTAAGAAAGCTTGAAAGTGCAGGGGTAATTGAATCTCGTTCCCTTGGAATGAAAGGTACGTATATCAAAGTCTTAAATGATAAGTTCCTCGTAGAACTTGATAAATTAAGATCTAACTAA
- the hslU gene encoding HslU--HslV peptidase ATPase subunit, translating into MGKTNTNNLTPRQIVERLDQYIIGQKDAKKAVAVALRNRYRRGLLNDKIRDEVIPKNILMIGPTGVGKTEIARRIAKLVGAPFIKVEATKFTEVGYVGRDVESMVRDLAETSVRLVKEDRMQSVKERAEENANSRLVDLLVPSAKKSTNYKNPLEMLFGGGNSSSEQEAPQEDYSVQEKRKIVKEKLALGQLEDEMVTVEVEEQAPSMFDMLQGSGIEQMGMNMQDALSNFMPKKRKKRKLTVREARKVLTNEEASKLIDMDEVTSEAIYRAEQTGIIFIDEIDKIASKNSGGSSADVSREGVQRDILPVVEGSTVVTKYGSIKTDHVLFIAAGAFHMAKPSDLIPELQGRFPIRVELTKLTVDDFFRILIEPDNALIKQYQALLETEGIQIEFSDDAIRRIAEVAFDVNQNTDNIGARRLHTILEKLLEDLSFEAPDITMDKITITPQYVDEKLGAISKNKDLSQFIL; encoded by the coding sequence ATGGGAAAAACTAATACCAATAATTTAACCCCCCGCCAAATCGTCGAAAGACTTGATCAATATATTATTGGACAGAAAGATGCAAAGAAAGCAGTTGCTGTCGCTCTTAGAAATCGCTATAGAAGAGGTTTATTGAATGACAAGATTCGGGATGAGGTCATTCCTAAAAATATTTTAATGATTGGACCTACGGGTGTTGGGAAAACAGAGATTGCCCGGAGGATTGCAAAGCTAGTTGGTGCACCATTTATTAAGGTTGAAGCAACTAAATTCACTGAAGTTGGTTATGTTGGCCGTGACGTAGAATCAATGGTAAGAGATTTGGCTGAAACATCCGTTCGATTAGTTAAAGAAGATCGAATGCAAAGTGTGAAAGAACGTGCCGAAGAAAATGCTAACAGCAGGCTTGTTGATTTACTCGTTCCTTCAGCAAAAAAATCAACCAACTATAAAAATCCGCTCGAAATGTTATTTGGTGGAGGAAATTCCTCTTCTGAACAGGAGGCACCTCAAGAAGATTATTCTGTTCAGGAAAAACGGAAAATCGTCAAAGAGAAATTGGCACTAGGTCAATTAGAGGATGAAATGGTTACTGTAGAAGTTGAGGAACAAGCGCCGTCAATGTTTGATATGCTTCAAGGTTCAGGTATTGAACAAATGGGTATGAATATGCAAGATGCACTTAGCAACTTTATGCCTAAAAAGCGCAAGAAAAGGAAACTAACTGTTCGGGAAGCCAGGAAGGTTTTAACTAATGAAGAAGCCTCCAAGCTGATAGATATGGATGAAGTAACATCTGAAGCTATTTATCGTGCTGAACAGACTGGCATTATTTTCATTGATGAAATTGATAAAATAGCCAGCAAGAATTCAGGTGGTTCCTCAGCAGATGTATCAAGAGAGGGAGTTCAACGAGATATTCTGCCAGTGGTTGAAGGTTCAACAGTTGTAACCAAATATGGTTCCATTAAAACCGATCATGTTTTATTCATAGCTGCAGGGGCATTTCACATGGCTAAGCCGTCCGATTTAATTCCTGAACTTCAAGGGCGTTTTCCAATTCGTGTGGAACTCACAAAGCTTACTGTAGATGACTTCTTTAGGATTTTAATCGAACCTGATAATGCTTTAATTAAGCAATATCAAGCTTTATTGGAAACAGAAGGTATACAAATTGAATTTTCTGACGATGCTATTCGTAGAATTGCAGAAGTAGCCTTTGATGTGAATCAAAATACCGACAATATTGGTGCGAGACGACTTCATACAATCTTAGAAAAGCTTTTAGAAGATTTATCTTTTGAAGCGCCAGATATCACGATGGACAAAATCACCATCACACCACAATATGTGGACGAGAAACTTGGAGCAATCTCCAAAAACAAAGACTTAAGTCAATTTATCCTATAG
- the hslV gene encoding ATP-dependent protease subunit HslV — MNQFHATTIFAVHHNGQCSMSGDGQVTFGNAVVMKHTAKKVRKIFNGRVLAGFAGSVADAFTLFELFEGKLEEFNGNLQRASVELAKEWRSDKILRKLEAMLIVMDRENLLLVSGTGEVIEPDDGILAIGSGGNYALAAGRSLKKYAGDHLTAKEIAKASLEIAAEICVYTNHNIIVEEL, encoded by the coding sequence ATGAACCAATTTCATGCAACAACGATTTTTGCTGTTCACCATAATGGTCAGTGCTCTATGTCAGGTGACGGCCAAGTTACGTTTGGTAATGCAGTAGTGATGAAGCACACAGCAAAAAAGGTTAGAAAGATATTTAATGGTAGAGTGTTAGCTGGTTTTGCTGGGTCTGTTGCTGATGCCTTCACCTTGTTTGAGTTATTTGAAGGCAAATTAGAGGAGTTTAACGGCAACCTACAAAGAGCGTCAGTTGAACTGGCTAAAGAGTGGAGAAGTGACAAAATTCTTAGAAAACTTGAAGCCATGCTGATTGTTATGGACCGGGAAAATTTATTATTAGTATCCGGTACCGGTGAAGTCATCGAACCAGACGATGGCATACTTGCGATTGGTTCAGGTGGGAATTATGCACTTGCGGCAGGTCGTTCCCTCAAAAAATATGCTGGTGATCATTTGACGGCGAAAGAAATAGCGAAAGCTTCTTTAGAAATAGCTGCGGAAATATGTGTGTATACGAACCACAATATTATTGTTGAAGAGCTATAA
- the xerC gene encoding tyrosine recombinase XerC — MLRFSSPCEVNFVTNVNVFLKLFLEYLQMERNYSKYTIEHYQHDISDFFVFMAEQAVIQVEMVQYHDARLYLTRLYEKKLARKTVAKKISALRSFYKFLLREKYVESNPFLLLTVPKLEKRLPQFFYENELTLLFDSCETNTPLGQRNKALLELLYGTGIRVSECCQISLKDLDFYLLTILIHGKGNKERYVPFGSQAKAALDLYINDGRKKLIADKQSIETLFVNNRGGPLTARGTRKILNQMIEKSALDSSIHPHKLRHSFATHLLNNGADLRSVQELLGHAYLSSTQVYTHVTNDHLRKTYMAHHPRA, encoded by the coding sequence ATGTTACGATTTAGTAGCCCTTGTGAGGTGAATTTTGTGACAAATGTGAATGTTTTCTTAAAGTTATTTCTGGAGTATTTACAAATGGAACGTAATTACTCAAAATATACAATTGAACATTATCAGCATGATATCAGTGATTTCTTTGTGTTCATGGCTGAGCAAGCCGTAATTCAAGTCGAAATGGTTCAATATCATGATGCAAGACTTTATCTTACCAGATTATATGAAAAAAAACTTGCAAGAAAAACGGTTGCCAAAAAAATATCTGCATTAAGAAGTTTCTATAAATTTTTGCTTCGGGAAAAGTATGTAGAAAGTAATCCATTTTTGCTTCTAACAGTACCAAAGCTTGAAAAACGGTTACCACAATTCTTTTATGAAAATGAACTTACACTGTTATTTGATTCGTGTGAAACTAATACACCCTTGGGTCAACGGAACAAAGCATTACTTGAACTTTTATATGGGACAGGGATACGAGTAAGTGAGTGCTGTCAAATTAGCTTAAAAGATCTTGATTTTTACCTTTTAACAATACTGATTCATGGAAAAGGAAACAAAGAACGTTATGTACCTTTCGGAAGCCAAGCAAAAGCTGCATTAGATTTATACATAAACGATGGCAGGAAAAAGCTAATAGCCGATAAGCAATCCATTGAGACTTTATTTGTTAATAACCGTGGTGGTCCATTAACAGCTAGAGGTACAAGAAAAATATTGAATCAAATGATTGAAAAATCTGCTTTGGATTCAAGTATTCATCCACATAAGCTTCGGCATTCCTTTGCCACCCATTTACTCAATAATGGTGCAGATTTACGATCAGTCCAAGAATTGTTAGGGCATGCTTATTTATCTTCAACCCAGGTGTATACACATGTAACAAATGATCACTTAAGGAAAACGTATATGGCCCATCATCCAAGGGCATAA
- the trmFO gene encoding FADH(2)-oxidizing methylenetetrahydrofolate--tRNA-(uracil(54)-C(5))-methyltransferase TrmFO → MKDVTINVVGAGLAGSEAAWQIAKRGVKVRLYEMRPVKQTPAHHTDKFAELVCSNSLRANTLTNAVGVLKEEMRKLDSVIIAAADACSVPAGGALAVDRHEFAAKVTELVKNHENVTVVNEEVTQIPEGPTVIATGPLTSADLSAELKNLTGEEYLYFYDAAAPILEKESIDMDKVYLKSRYDKGEAAYLNCPMTEEEFNRFYEALISAETVPLKEFEKEVFFEGCMPIEVMGARGKKTMLFGPLKPVGLEDPKTGKRPFAVVQLRQDDAAGTLFNIVGFQTHLKWGAQKEVIQLIPGLENAEIIRYGVMHRNTFINSPKVLKATYQFRNREDLFFAGQMTGVEGYVESAASGLIAGINATRLVQGMKTVEFPAETAIGSMARYITTANAKNFQPMNANFGLFPELPVKIKGKQERNLEHANRALDTIQNFVKVL, encoded by the coding sequence ATGAAGGATGTAACAATAAATGTTGTTGGTGCTGGCTTAGCAGGAAGTGAAGCAGCATGGCAAATAGCTAAACGTGGTGTAAAGGTCCGTCTTTACGAAATGCGTCCTGTGAAACAGACTCCTGCCCACCATACAGATAAATTTGCTGAATTGGTTTGTAGTAATTCACTACGAGCAAATACATTAACCAATGCAGTAGGTGTGCTTAAAGAAGAAATGCGAAAGCTGGATTCTGTCATCATTGCAGCGGCGGATGCTTGTTCCGTTCCAGCTGGTGGAGCTTTAGCGGTTGATCGCCATGAATTTGCTGCTAAGGTAACGGAGTTAGTCAAGAATCATGAAAATGTAACGGTAGTAAATGAAGAGGTAACCCAAATCCCTGAAGGTCCAACGGTTATTGCTACTGGTCCTCTAACGAGTGCAGACCTCTCTGCAGAATTAAAGAACCTTACGGGTGAGGAATATCTTTATTTTTATGATGCAGCAGCCCCTATTCTTGAAAAAGAAAGCATTGACATGGACAAGGTTTACTTGAAGTCACGCTATGATAAGGGTGAAGCAGCTTATCTTAATTGTCCTATGACGGAAGAAGAGTTTAATCGCTTTTATGAAGCACTTATTTCTGCGGAAACAGTTCCGTTAAAGGAATTTGAAAAGGAAGTCTTCTTTGAAGGGTGTATGCCAATTGAAGTAATGGGTGCAAGAGGAAAAAAGACAATGCTTTTTGGTCCATTAAAGCCAGTTGGATTAGAAGATCCAAAAACAGGGAAAAGACCATTTGCAGTGGTACAGCTTCGTCAAGATGATGCAGCCGGAACATTGTTTAATATTGTCGGTTTTCAGACACATTTAAAGTGGGGAGCACAAAAAGAGGTAATTCAGTTAATACCGGGCCTTGAAAATGCTGAAATTATCCGTTATGGTGTTATGCACCGCAACACCTTTATAAACTCTCCAAAAGTACTTAAGGCAACTTATCAATTCCGGAATAGAGAAGATTTATTTTTTGCTGGCCAAATGACTGGTGTGGAGGGTTATGTGGAATCTGCAGCAAGTGGTCTGATTGCTGGGATTAATGCTACAAGGTTAGTGCAGGGGATGAAAACCGTTGAATTTCCAGCTGAAACAGCTATAGGGAGTATGGCTCGTTATATTACTACCGCTAATGCAAAAAACTTCCAGCCTATGAATGCTAATTTTGGCTTATTCCCTGAGCTCCCAGTTAAAATTAAGGGAAAACAGGAAAGAAATTTAGAGCATGCAAATCGAGCGCTAGACACAATTCAGAACTTTGTGAAAGTTTTGTAA
- the topA gene encoding type I DNA topoisomerase, whose amino-acid sequence MADFLVIVESPAKAKTIERYLGNKYKVKASMGHVRDLPRSQMGVNVENGFEPKYITIRGKGPVLKELKTAAKKAKKVYLAADPDREGEAIAWHLAHSLDVDIHSDCRVVFNEITKEAIKESFKHPRPINTDLVDAQQARRILDRLVGYNISPLLWKKVKKGLSAGRVQSVAVRLIIDRENEIKAFTPEEYWTIEGEFLKGKDHFSGAFHSLVGKEKTELASEQDVQAILKQLDDNKFKVVSVTKKERRRNPAPPFITSSLQQEAARKLNFRAKKTMMLAQQLYEGIELGKEGTVGLITYMRTDSTRISEVAQTEAANYIKAEFGESFLKEEQRKEKKQSNAQDAHEAIRPTSTLRDPNSMKEFLSRDQFRLYKLIWERFLASQMAQAVMDTMSVDLQNGDVIFRSTGSKVKFPGFMKVYVEGSDDQVDGPDKMLPDLKEGDEVFKKDIEPKQHFTQPPPRYTEARLVKTLEELGIGRPSTYAPTLDTIQKRGYVALDNKRFVPTELGEIVHELMVEFFPDILNVEFTAKMEQGLDNVEDGKVRWVQIIDEFYQDFETHLVIAEKEMQSVEIKDEPAGEDCENCGSPMVFKMGRYGKFMACSNFPDCRNTKPIVKEIGMTCPGCKEGQVVERKSKKKRLFYGCTRYPECEFISWDKPLPRPCPKCEGLLVEKKLKKGVQVQCTECDYKEEQQS is encoded by the coding sequence ATGGCAGACTTTCTAGTAATTGTAGAATCACCTGCAAAAGCGAAAACGATTGAACGATATTTAGGTAATAAATATAAAGTAAAAGCATCTATGGGACATGTTCGTGACCTACCAAGAAGCCAAATGGGGGTCAATGTTGAAAATGGCTTTGAACCTAAATATATTACAATCCGTGGCAAGGGTCCTGTATTAAAAGAATTAAAAACTGCAGCCAAAAAAGCAAAAAAAGTTTATCTAGCAGCCGACCCTGATCGTGAAGGGGAAGCTATTGCCTGGCATTTGGCTCATAGTCTAGATGTTGATATTCATTCAGATTGCCGCGTGGTTTTTAATGAAATTACAAAAGAAGCAATCAAGGAATCTTTTAAACATCCACGACCAATTAATACGGATCTCGTTGATGCACAACAGGCTCGAAGAATTTTAGACCGGCTTGTAGGCTACAATATCAGCCCGCTTTTATGGAAAAAAGTAAAAAAAGGATTGAGTGCAGGACGGGTTCAATCAGTTGCAGTCCGCTTGATTATTGATAGGGAAAATGAAATTAAAGCGTTTACTCCTGAAGAATATTGGACAATTGAAGGAGAATTTTTAAAGGGAAAAGACCATTTTAGTGGGGCTTTTCATTCCCTAGTTGGAAAAGAAAAAACAGAGTTAGCCTCAGAGCAGGATGTTCAAGCGATACTGAAGCAATTAGATGATAACAAGTTCAAAGTTGTCTCAGTTACCAAAAAAGAAAGAAGAAGAAATCCGGCACCACCTTTCATTACTTCTTCTTTACAACAAGAAGCAGCGAGGAAACTTAATTTTCGTGCGAAGAAAACCATGATGCTTGCACAGCAGCTGTACGAAGGTATTGAGCTTGGGAAGGAAGGAACAGTTGGACTCATTACCTATATGAGAACAGATTCAACAAGAATTTCCGAAGTGGCTCAAACAGAAGCAGCTAATTATATAAAAGCTGAGTTTGGTGAAAGCTTTTTAAAAGAAGAGCAAAGAAAAGAGAAAAAACAGTCGAATGCTCAAGATGCACACGAAGCTATTCGTCCGACAAGCACATTAAGGGATCCGAACAGCATGAAGGAATTTCTTTCTCGAGATCAATTCCGCCTCTATAAATTAATTTGGGAGCGCTTCTTAGCAAGCCAAATGGCACAGGCGGTAATGGACACGATGAGTGTAGATTTGCAAAATGGAGATGTGATTTTCCGTTCAACTGGCTCAAAGGTCAAGTTTCCCGGTTTCATGAAGGTGTATGTTGAAGGATCGGACGATCAGGTAGATGGACCAGATAAAATGCTACCGGATTTAAAAGAAGGGGATGAAGTCTTTAAAAAAGACATCGAACCTAAGCAACATTTCACACAGCCACCACCAAGATACACCGAGGCGAGATTGGTGAAAACACTAGAAGAACTGGGTATTGGCCGCCCGTCTACTTATGCACCTACTCTTGATACGATTCAAAAGCGCGGCTATGTTGCCTTGGACAATAAACGATTTGTGCCAACGGAGCTTGGTGAAATTGTTCATGAGTTAATGGTCGAGTTTTTCCCTGATATTCTAAATGTGGAATTTACCGCTAAGATGGAACAAGGCTTAGATAATGTTGAAGATGGTAAGGTTCGTTGGGTTCAAATTATTGATGAGTTTTACCAGGACTTTGAAACGCATTTAGTAATAGCCGAAAAAGAAATGCAGTCTGTAGAAATCAAAGATGAGCCTGCAGGCGAAGACTGTGAAAACTGTGGAAGTCCAATGGTGTTTAAAATGGGACGCTATGGAAAATTTATGGCATGCAGTAATTTTCCAGATTGTCGAAACACTAAGCCAATAGTAAAAGAAATTGGTATGACTTGTCCTGGTTGTAAAGAAGGTCAGGTTGTTGAGAGAAAGAGTAAGAAAAAGAGACTTTTTTATGGTTGTACCAGATACCCAGAATGTGAATTCATCTCTTGGGATAAGCCGCTACCAAGACCTTGTCCAAAATGTGAGGGCTTGCTTGTAGAAAAGAAATTGAAAAAAGGTGTACAGGTACAATGTACGGAATGTGACTATAAGGAAGAGCAACAGAGTTAA